Below is a genomic region from Catenuloplanes atrovinosus.
GCCGGCGAGTCCGGCGCCACCGTCGTCACCAGCCGCCCCCAGGACACCGTGCACAGCCACGCGCCCACGCCCGCCGGAGATGCCCGATGATCGCTGAGAACACGGCCGGTTCGGCCGCCGTCCGCAACACCCGCCAGCGCCACGCGGTCAGCTCGCTGCTCGCCGAGGTCGAGGGCTTCCACAGCGCCCAGGACCTGCACGCGATGCTGCGCGACCGCGGCGAGCGCGTCGGCCTCACCACGGTCTACCGCACCCTCCAGGGCCTCGCCGACAGCGGCGAGATCGACGTGATGCGCCCGCCCGGCGGCGAGCACCTCTACCGCCGCTGCAGCTCCGGCCACCACCATCACCTTGTCTGCCGCTCCTGCGGCAGCACGGTCGAGGTCGAGGGCCCCGCCGTCGAGTCCTGGGCCGACCGGGTCGCCGCCCAGCACGGCTTCGTCGACGTCAGCCACACCCTGGAGATCTTCGGCACCTGCAAGTCCTGCGCCGACGCCTGATCCGCTCTCCCGGCACCGCACCCACTCGGCACGCCAGGGCGCGAGCCGCCACCGGCACCGATGTGCGGAGCGCTACACGGCCGCACCGGTCGACGTCGCGATCCGGGAGCACGGATTCGCCGTGAAAGCGACGATGTCGCGTCGTGTGGTATTCGACCGCAGCGTTTTTGTCGGCCACGGCACTCTCCTTGACCGCGGCACTCTCCTTGACCGCGGCACTCTCCTTGACCGCGGCACTCTCCTTGACCGCGGCACTCTCCTTGACCGCGGCACTCTCGGCAACCGCGGCACTCTCGTTGACCGCGGCACTCTCGTTGACCGCGGCACTCTCGTTGACCGCGGCACTCTCGTTGACCGCGGCACTCTCGTTGACCGCGGCACTCTCGGCAACCGCGGCACTCTCGGCAACCGCGGCACTCTCGTTGACCGCGGCACTCTCGGCAACCGCGGCACTCTCGTTGACCGCGGCACTCTTGGCAACCGCGGCACTCTCGTTGACCGCGGCACTCTTGGCAACCGCGGCACTATCGGCAACCGCGGCACTATCGGTAGCCGCGGCGCCCTCGTCGACCACGGTGCTCTGTTGACAGCGGTGCTGTGTTGACAGCGGTGCTGTTGCCGACCGCCGCCGAAAAATTTTGCCCGAAATTTCCGCTTATGTCGGCCTGACGACCTCCTATCCGTCAATCCACATGCGCCGTGCGCCGTGCGCCGTGCGCCGTGCGCCGTGCGCCGTGCGCCATGCGCCATGCGCCATGCGCCATGCGCCATGCGCCATGCGCCATGCGCCATGCGCCATGCGCCATGCGCCATGCGCCATGCGCCATGCGCCATGCGCCGATCATAAGTTCGCATTGCCGCCGGCCAAATCCGATATTTCGGCGCCATCGGCGCGATCGCCGATAAGTAGCGTGACTATGTGAGCCGCAGGCACCTTATTTGACTCGAATAACGTGCCTACGGCTCACGTAGTCACGCTACTCATGGCTCCTCGAAAGGATGGTCAGCGTCGGAGCGGCCATCCTTTGCGACCGACACCGCCGCAAATCACCACCGAAGCCAGCCAGCAACATTTATAACGATATTTCGGGCGCAGCGCGCCCGAAATATCGCCACCGCCGGAAGCCGCTCCGTGACGCGGACGTGATGGCCCCCGGAACGAGTCCCCCGCGCGGGGAAGGGCGGTGGGACCCGGCGTGCGACCGCACACCGCGTGGGGGACCCTGGGCGCGTGAAGATTTACGCGGATCGTATGCCCGTGTTCGTCCGTCAGGTTGTCACGGATCTGCTGGTGGTGGCGTGGGTCTATGCCTGGATCAGGTTGGGGCTCTGGCTGCGGGACCTGATCGAGAAGCTCGCCGTGCCCGGTCAGAAGCTGGAAGAGGCCGGCCAGGGCATGGCCGGCAATCTGACCGACGCGGGCAACAAGGTGGGGCGCGTGCCGATCGCGGGTGACGAGCTGACCGCGCCGTTCACGCAGGCGGCGGAGGCGGCACGGGGGCTGGCGAACGCGGGGCGCGATCAGCAGGAACTGGTCGCGGACCTGGCGTGGGCGCTGCCGTTGGCGCTGGTGGCCGTACCGCTGGGGCTGGTGCTGTTCGCCTGGCTGCCGCTGCGGCTGCGGTGGATGCGCCGGGCCGGGTCGGCGGCGGAGGCGCGCGGGTCGATCGCGGGGCGGGATCTGCTGGCGCTGCGCGCGCTGACCGGCCAGCCGGTGCGCCGGCTGGCGAAGCTGAACCCGGACGTGGCGGGTGCCTGGCGGCGCGGCGACGAGGCCACGCTGGACGCGCTCGCGGCGCTCGAACTCAGGTCGTTGGGGTTGCGGGGGAAGCGGTAGGCAGGCGCCGCCGGACGTCCGGGACCGTAGCCGGGCCGGGTTGCCACGGCGCCACCCACTCCCCCGCGCCGCCGGGCGGGATGATGCCGCGCTCGAGGAACGCGTACCGCCCGGCCAGGATGCGCCGGGCGGCGGCGTTGTCGACCGAGTCGGTGTTCTCCCAGAGGGTGGCGAAGAGCGCGTCCGCGCGCAGCCGGGCCTGGCGGCTGAACAGGTCGGCCAGCTCTATCACCTCGGGGTGGGCGGCGGCCTCGGCGCGCGCCCGCACGCAGGCGGCGGAGATGGCGAAGAGTTCGGCGCCGATGTCGACGATGCGGGCCAGGAACGCCTGCTTCCGTTCGAGCCTGCCCTGCCAGCGGCCCATCGCCCAGAACGTGGACCGGGCCAGTTTCCGCGAGCAGCGCTCGACGTAGCGCAGGTGCGTGGCCAGGTGCCCGAAGTCCGCGTACGCCCCGGGGGTCTGGCCCTTGCCCACGGCCAGCGTGGGCAGCCACTTGGCGTAGAACGCGCCGGCCCGGGCACCGGCGCGCGCCTTGCCGGTCAGGCCGACGTCCGGGTCGATGATGTCGCCGGCGACCTGGAGGTGGGCGTCGACCGCCTCGCGCGCGATGAGCAGGTGCATGATCTCGGTGGAGCCCTCGAAGATGCGGTTGATCCGCAGGTCGCGCAGCTGCTGCTCGGCGGCGAGCGGGCGTTCGCCGCGCGCGGACAGCGACGCCGCGGTCTCGAAGCCGCGCCCGCCGCGGATCTGCACCAGCTCGTCCGCGACCTGCCAGGCCAGCTCGCTCGCGTAGAGCTTGGCGAGCGCCGCCTCGATCCGGATGTCGCCGCGGTCCTCGTCCGCGAGCAGGCAGGACAGCTCCAGCATGGACTCCATGCCGTAGGTGGAGGCGGCGATGAAGGACAGCTTCTTCGCGACCGCCTCGTGCCGGCCGACCGGCTGTCCCCACTGGACCCGCGCGGCGGACCAGTCGCGCGCGGCTGCCAGCGACCACTTCCCGGCGGCGACACACAGCGCGGGCAGCGAGAGCCGGCCGGTGTTGAGCGTGGTCAGCGCGATCTTCAGTCCCTTGCCGACGCCGCCGACCACGTTGCGGTCGGGGACGAAGACGTCGTGGAAGCGGGTGACGCTGTTCTCCAGGCCGCGCAGGCCGAGGAACTCGTTGCGGCGCTCGACCGTGATGCCGTCGCTGTCCGCCTCGACCACGAACGCGGTGATCCCGGCGTCCGGCACGCGTGCCATCACGACCAGCAGCGACGCGATCGTACCGTTGGTGGCCCAGAGCTTGATGCCGTTGAGGCGGTAGCCGCCCTCGACCGGCGTGGCCGTGGTGCGCAGCCGGGCCGGGTCGGAGCCGGAGTCCGGCTCGGTGAGCAGGAACGCGGACACCTCGCCGGCGGCGAGCCGGGGCAGGAACGCGCGCTTCTGCGCGTCCGTGCCGAAGAGCTTGAGCGGCTGCGGTACGCCGATCGACTGATGCGCGGACAGCAGCGCGGCCAGCGCCGGGCTGACGGACCCGACCAGGGTGAGCGCGCGGCAGTAGTGCAGGTGGGAGAGGCCGAGCCCGCCGTACCGGGAATCGATCTTCATGCCGAAGGCGCCGAGCGCGGCGAGGCCCTGGAAGACCTCGTCCGGGATGCGTCCCTCCCGCTCGATGCGCTCCGCATCCACCTCGGCGCGCAGGAACGCCTCCAGCCGGCCGAGGAACTCCGCGGCGTCGCCGGCCCGGGCCGGGTCGTCGTCCGGCCACGGGTCGATCAGGTCGAGGCGGAACCGGCCGAGGAACAACTCCCGGGCGAAGCTGGGCCGGTCCCAGTCCTGGGTGCGGGCCTCCTCCGCGACCCGGCGGGCCTCACGCGCGGTGACGTCGGCGCCCTGGCCGGCGGGCGTGTTGCGCTCTGTGGTCGTCACGGCTTAACCCCTGACACGGTACGGGCGCGCGCCGTACCCTCCTGGACAAGACGCTACCCGCTGTCAGCGCGGGTTGGGCAGCGCCGGCTCCCTCTTCTCCTCCGCATAGGCGACGTCATCGTCGTCATCGTCCGCCCACGCGCGCCGCGACCAGGGCAGGAACGCCCAGAACGTGGCGAACCACAGTCCGGTGACGACGGTGAGCACGATCGCCCAGGTGACGTTGAGCAGGAAGTCGGTTATCACGAAGACGGAGCTGACCATCGCGATCAGCATGAACGCGAGCCCGCCGGTGGCCATCCGGTGCGCGAACCGGACCAGTTCAGGCTTGCGGCCCTGGCGGAACAGCGCCCGGTGGAACGCGACCGGCGAGATGATCATCGCGGTGGCGAACGCGGCGGCGACCAGCGCGACCAGGTAGACGTCCTTCTGGAGCTGCGTGGTCTGCCCGAACCCGGAGGCGAACGGCAGCGTCAGCAGGAACGCGAAGAGGATCTGCACGCCGGTCTGCGCCACCCGCAGCTCCTGGAGCAGATCCGCGAAATTGCGGTCCCAACGCTGCTTCTCGGTCTCCTTGCTGTGCGCCATGCCCGCCCTCCGTACGTTCCATCAGGGCTCTGTGGATGCCCCTGCGGAATGAAGATCAAACCCGGTGAAGCGGCAGCCAGCGAGCGGCGAAGTCGACGACGGCGGGCAGCGCGGCGAGCGTGCCGGTCCCGGTGCCGGCCGGCCCGGTGCGGACCGGGACGAACTCGGCGAGATCAGCGCCGATCAGCTCGAAATCGGACTCGTCGAACGCCACGTCCTCCCAGGTCGCCCACGTGCGCGCGCCGTCCGGGCCGCGAACCGCGCCGCCCTCGGTGTGCCGGGGCGCGGCACCCCAGCGGTACTCGGCAAGGTGGAACGCGGTGCACGTGTCCCAGCCGGTGCCGAGCATCAGCACGTCCGCGCCGAGCCGGTAGAGCCCGCCCAGCGGCGAGGTCTCGCCGAGCCCGTCATCGAGCGCGTGCCCGGCCGTGATCTCCGCGGCGCGCGGCCCGAGCGCGGCGAACGACACCTGCGGGTGGTCGCTGCGGCGCGCGCCCGGCCAGGTGCGCACCTGCTCCGCGACCGCGCCCATGGCCCGGCTCGGCGTGCGCGCCGGGTCGAACGCGGGCGTCTCGGCGCGGATCACGTCCCACCACTCCACCGGCACCGGCGGCGCGGCCCAGCGGGCCGGGTCCGAGTTCACCGGCGTGTGCGTGGGGACGACCAGCGTGCCGTCCGGGCCGAGCACGTCGCGCAGCGCCAGCACCACCGCCTCCGCGCCGCCGCACACCCAGCCGATCGCACGCAGCGAGCAGTGCACCAGCAGGACGCCGCCGGGACGGACGCCGAGCGCGGCCAGGTCCGCGGCCAGCGAGGACCGGGTCGGCGGCAGCAGTGAGATCACTTCGGGACGATACCGGCCCTGGTCAGGATCGCGTCGGCCAATTCCCGGGGCGCCCGCTCCGGAATCCAGTGGTCGACGCCGGGCAGCTCGACGAACCGGTAGTCCGCGCGCACGTACCGCGCGGTGCGTTCCGCGCCGGTGCGGCCGAGCGCGGGGTCGCGGTCGCTCCAGACCAGCGCGGTGGGCACGTCGATCGGCGGGGTGCGGAGCGTGCTCTGCGCCCGGTACCAGTTCAGCGCCGCGGTCAGCGCGCCGCGCTCGCGCATGCGGGAGACGTACCGGTCGGCGCGCGCGGCGATCAGCATGCCGCGCAGCGCGCGGGCGCCGAACGCGAGCAGCACCGCCTCGGCCAGGAACCGCCGCCGGAACAGCAGCATGTACGCGGAGCGCCGGCGCTGGTCACGGTCGTTGCGCACCGCCCAGGCGAACGCGTGCGGGTGGGGCACGGAGACCGCGGTGAGCGTGCGCACCCGGTCCGGGTGTTCGCCGGCCAGCGCCCAGGCCACGGCCGCGCCCCAGTCGTGCCCGCAGACGTGCGCGGACTCCAGGCCGAGCGCGTCCAGCACCGCCACCGCGTCCGCGACCAGCTCGTCGATCCGGTACGCCGCGGCGCCGGACGGCCGCGCGCCGGGCGAGTATCCGCGCTGGTCCAGCGCGTACGTCCGCATCCCGGCCGCGTGCAGGTGCGGCACCACCAGGTCCCACTCCGCGCTGTGCTGCGGGAAGCCGTGCAGCAGCAGGATCGGCTCGCCGTCGGCCGGCCCGCCGGCGAACACGTCGAACGTCAGCCCGCGAGCCGCTATGAGCATTTCTCGACCTGCCGTTCCGGGGGCGGCCCGCTTGGGAGTGGTGGAGAAACACTCATTCGTACTGCTGCTTCGGGGCCGGAATCTCCTGCCACGTCTCGACCTCCAGGTATGGCACCGTCGCCTCGTTGACCGGGTCCTTGGCCGTCTGTGCGGTGTACGCCCCGGTGACCTCGATCCAGGTGTCCGAGGGCACGTTCGCCGGCACGTTGCCGCTCAGCCCGACCTTGATCGGCCGGCCGTCGGCGGCGCAGCAGCTGAGGATCATGCGCGCCAGCATGGGCTGCCCGTCCGGGCCCTGCGTGACGAAGCCGGTCAGCAGCAGCCGGCGGTCGGTCAGCGAGCGCCCCTCGTCGAAGACCGCGCGGGAGGCGTAGTCGAGCATGGTGATCTCGACCGGGTCGCCCTCGGGCAGCGGCGGGTAGTCGGACTCGGCCTGCCGGCCGGCGAGCGCGGTGCCGGACTGACCGGCCGCGTACGCCCCGAGCGCGGGCGGCGCCACCAGCAGCAGCCCGAGCACCGGCAGGATCAGCAGCCAGCCGACGCGCGGCTCGTGGTGCGCGTGGCCGTCACCGTGGTCGTGATCGTGGACCTCGGCGCGGGACGGGCGCAGGTCGTACCAGAGCGTCATCACGCCGGCCGCGATGAGCAGCAGCGCCGAGGCGATCAGGAACGGTTGCAGCGCCTCCTTGACGTACCTCAGATAGAGGTCGCCGATCGACGCCTTCAGGATCGCGCCGCCGAACAGCAGCATGATCACCGCTTGAGCCTGCCGGTTCACAACAGCACCCACCCCATGCCGGAAGCCACCAGCACCGCCGCCACGAACGTCGCCGGCGCGAACCGGGTGGCGAAGCGGCGCCCGAAGACACCGATCTGCATCGAGATCAGCTTGAGGTCGACCATCGGGCCGACCACCAGGAACGCCAGTCGCGCGGTGAGCGAGAACTGGGACAGCGAGGCGGCCACGAACGCGTCCGCCTCGGAGCAGATGGACAGCAGCACGGCGAGCACGGCCAGCGCGAGCACGGCCAGCACCGGCTGCTCGGCCAGGGTCTGCAGCCACGCCTCCGGCACCACCACGTTGATCGTGGCGGCCGCGGCGGCGCCGACCACCAGGAAGCCGCCCGCGTGCGTGATGTCGTGCCGGGCCGCGGCCCAGAACGCCTGCATCTTGGAGACGCCCTCCAGGTCCGGGCGGTGTGGCAGCTTGATCCACTCGGCCTTGCCGACGCGCAGCCAGAGCCAGCCCATCAGCATCGCCACGATCAGGCTCGCGGCGGCGCGAGCCACCACCATCTCCGGATTGTTCGGGAACGCGACCGCGGTCGCGGCCAGCACGATCGGGTTGATCGCGGGCGCGGCCAGCAGGAACGCGAGCGCGGCGGCCGGGGTGACGCCGCGCCGGATCAGCGACCCGGCGATCGGCACCGACCCGCACTCGCAGCCGGGCAGCACCACGCCGGCCGCGCTGGCCACCGGGACCGCCAGCGCCGGGTGCCGGGGCAGCGCCTTCGCCCAGAACGAGCGCGGGACGAACACCGCGATCACCGCGGACAGCAGCACGCCGAAGACCAGGAACGGCACGGCCTGCACCATCACCGAGACGAAGACCGTGGTCCAGGTCTGCAGGATCGGTGCGGAGATCAGGCCACCGAGTGGGTTGCGGAAGATCACCAGCAACACGAGCAGGACGGCGAGCACCTCGACCGACCCGATCCGGTCGCCGAGCCACTTCCGGCGCGGCGGTTTGGGATCGGGTGGCGGCGGGGCCGCCCAGTCGATCTCGTCGCCCGAGAAGGTCTGCGTCACACCCACAACCCTAGCCGGAACCCCCCGCTCACCCTGAGGTAGCGTCGGGAGACAACTTCACATCCGACAGGGGAGCGCACAGCGCTGAGAGTGCGGCAGAGTCGCCGCAGACCCTCAACCACCTGATCTGGGTAATGCCAGCGCAGGGAGTTCGGTCGTCACCTCATCGCCGCGCCACGAGTCCGTCCACCGGGCCCGTGGCGCGCGTCTTCCCCCCATCGTGTTCAGGGGGCATACCGTCATGAGCAACTCTTCCAACAGATGGCGCACCGTCGACATCGTCGTCGCCTCGGTGATCGCCGCCGCGTTCGGCGTGGTCTTCTGGGCGTGGAACCTGCTGTGGGGCGCCACGGACGCGGCGTTCGCGTTCTTCCCGCCCGTACACGCGGTGATCTACGGCGTCTGGCTCGTCCCCGGCGTACTGGCCGGGCTGATCATCCGTAAGCCCGGCGCCGCGCTCTACGCGGAGACGCTGGCCGCGATCATCTCCGCACTGCTCGGCAACGCCTGGGGCACCACGGTGATCCCGCAGGGCCTGCTCCAGGGGTTCGGCGCGGAGCTGGCGTTCCTGGCGACCGGCTACCGCTCGTTCCGGCTGCCGGTCGCGGTGCTGTCCGGGCTGCTGGCCGGGCTCGCGGCCGGGCTGTGGGACACGTTCGTCTACTACGCCGCGAACGAGCTGTGGGCGTTCCGGGTCCCGATGATCGTGATCACCGCGCTGAGCGCGGCCGTGATCGCGGGCGCCGGCGGCTGGGCGCTGACCCGCGCGCTGGCCGCCACCGGCGTGCTGGACCGGTTCCCGTCCGGCCGCGACCGGGCCCCGGTCTAGATGCGGGCCGACGTCCGGGGCTTCGGGTGGCGGTTCGCCGGCCGGCGGGACTGGGCCGTGCGCGGCCTGGACCTGACCGTGGAGGCCGGCGAGCGCGTGCTGCTGCTCGGTGCCTCGGGCGCCGGCAAGTCGACACTGCTGGCGGCGCTCGCCGGCCTGCTCCCCTCCGACTCCGGCGAGTCCGAGGGCACGATCAAGGCCGACCGTCCGGGGCTGCTCTTCCAGGACCCGCAGGCGCAGCTGGTGATGAGCCGCAGCGGCGACGACGTGGCGTTCGGGCTGGAGAACCTGGGCACGCCGCCGGGCGAGATCTGGCCCCGGGTGGACGAGACGCTGGCCCGCACCGGCTTCCGGTACGGCCGGGACCGGTCCACGGCCGCGCTCTCCGGCGGCGAGGCGCAGCGGCTGGCGCTGGCCGGCGTGCTCGCCATGCGGCCCGGCCTGCTGCTGCTCGACGAGCCGACCGCGAACCTGGACCCGGCCGGCGCCGTGCTGATCCGCGACGCGCTGGCCCGCGCGCTCGCCCCGGACACCGCGCTGATCGTGGTCGAGCACCGGGTGGCCGAGGTGCTGCCGCTGGTCGGCCGCGTGGTGGTGCTGGCGCCGGGCGGCGGCGTGCTGGCGGACGGCCCGCCGGACCGGATCTTCGCGGAGCACGGCGCCACGCTGGCCGAGGCCGGCATCTGGGTGCCCGGCCGTCCGATCGCGCCCCGGCGGGCGTCCCGCGCGGCCGGCGACGAGCTGCTGCGCGCCTCGCGCGTCGCGGTCCCCGGCCGCCTGCCCGAGACCGACCTGGCGGTACGCGCCGGGCGCGTGCACGCGGTCCTCGGCCCGAACGGCGCCGGCAAGTCCACGCTGGCCCGGCTGCTCGGCGGCCTGCTCGCCCCGGGCGCGGGCGCGGTGCGGGCCGCGCCGGCGCTGGCCGGGCCGGACGCGTCCCGTCCGCCGCACCGGTGGCGCGCCGCCGCGCTGGCCGGCCGGATCGGCTCGGTCTTCCAGAACCCGGAGCACCAGTTCCTCGCGGGTACGGTCCGGGACGAGCTCGCGCTCGGCCCGCGCCGCCTGCGCCGCCCGCCCGCGGAGGTGACCGCGACCGTGGACGGCCTGCTCGACCGGCTGCGGCTGACCCGGCTGGCCGGCGCGAACCCGTTCACGCTCTCCGGCGGCGAGGCGCGGCGGCTGAGCGTGGCGACCGCGCTCGCGGCCGGCCCGTCCGTGCTGGTCCTGGACGAGCCCACGTTCGGCCAGGACCGTCGCACCTGGACCGAGCTGGCCGACCTGCTCGCCGGGCTGCGCGACGACGACGGCGCCGCGGTCGTCGCGGTCACCCACGACCCCGACTTCGTCACCGCGCTCGCCGACGACGTCACCACGCTCGGAGCCGGCTCGTGACGCCGGTCCTGGCCCGGCGGAACCCGGCCGCGAAGCTCGCCGCCGCGCTGCTGTTCTCGCTGCCGCTGATCGTGACGCTGGACCCGGTCGCGCCGGCCGTGGCGATCGCGGTCGAGCTGGCCGTGCTGCCGCTGGCCGGCGTGCGCCCGCTGACCCTGCTGCGCCGGGCCGCGCCGCTGCTGCTCAGCATCGGCGGCCTGCTGGTCACCGTGCTGCTGTTCGCGGCCGACCGGTCCGGCGCCGTGCTGCTGGACGCCGGCCCGCTCACGCTCACCACCGGCGTGCTGTGGACCGCGCTCGGCCTGACCCTGCGCGTGGTGGCGGTGGCGCTGCCCGGCCTGATCGTGCTGGCCACCACGGACCCGACCGACCTGGCCGACGCGCTGATCCAGAACGCCCGGTTCTCGCCGCGGTTCGCCATCGGCGCGCTGGCCGCGTTCCGGATGGTGCCGCTGCTCACCGACGAGTGGCACGCGCTGGCCGCGGCGCGCCGGGCCCGGGGCGTGGACGCGGGCGGCAACCCGCTCACCGCCGTACGGATCTTCGCCTCGACCGCGTTCGCGCTGCTGGTGGGCGCGATCCGGCGGGGCGTGCGGCTGGCCACCGCGATGGACGCGCGCGGCTTCGACGCGCGCACCCCACGGACCGTGGCGCGGCGGCAGCGCTTCGGCCCGGCCGACGCGGTGCTGATCGTCGCGGCCGGCGGGCTCAGCGCGACGGCGCTGACCGTGAGTGCGCTGGTCGGCACGTTCCGGCCGATCTTTTGAAGATCAATGCGCATGTTCGCATACGTGCCCACGACACGTCACCCTCCGTTTGCCCGGGAAGACGAGCGTGACCATCGGATCATCGCGAACTCAGGAGATGCGACATGGGCCACGGCCACCCGCACACCCACGATCATGACCACGGTCACTCCCACGACCACGACGGCGCTCCCACGCCGGAGGCGCTCGACCTGTCCATCCCGGACAGCGAGCTCTCCCCCGCCGACGTGAGCCGCCGGGGCTTCCTGCGCAGCGCGGGCCTGCTCGGCGCCGCGGCCGGCCTGACCGGCGCGGGCACCGCCGCGGGCGTGCTCGGCACGCCGGAGATCGCGGTCGCGCACAGCGGCTCCACCAAGCAGGGCGACTTCACCTGGCGCGCCGGCGACCACCACATCCACACGCAGTACAGCAGCGACGCCAAGTACCGGGTCGCCGACCACGTGCAGCACGGCGTGGCGTACGGGCTGGACTGGCTGGTCATCACGGACCACGGCGGCGCCACGCACGCCAAGATCGGTGTCGAGAAGGTCAACCCCGACATCGTCGCGGCCCGCGAGCTGTTCCCCGAGGCGCTGGTCTTCCAGGGTCTGGAGTGGAACATCCCGGCCGCCGAGCACGGCACGATCATCGTCCACCCCGGCAAGAAGGAGGTGGAGGTCCTCAAGGAGTTCGAGAACAACTTCGACGGCAGCGTCAAGGGCGCCAGCTCCCAGTCCGCCGCGAACGAGGCGCTGGCCATCGCCGGCCTCAACTTCCTCGCCGCCGCGAAGAAGGCCCGCCGGGTCAACGACGCGATGTTCTTCGCGAACCACCCGTCCCGCAAGGGCCTGGACTCGCCGCACGAGATCCGCGGCTGGCGCGACGCGCAGCCGGAGATCGCGCTCGGCTTCGAGGGCGCGCCCGGCCACCAGGCCGCCGCCATCCCCACCGCCAACTTCGGTCCGGGCGGCGGCCGTGGCTTCTACGACAGCAGCCCGGGCGCGGACTCGTTCCCGGGGTACCCGCTGGAGAGCTACCGGACCTGGGGCGGCTTCGACTGGATGACCTCCACGGTCGGCGGCCTCTGGGACAGCCTGCTCGCCGAGGGCAAGCCGTGGTGGATCACCGCGAACTCGGACTCGCACAACGTCCTCTGGGACACCTCGGTCCGCGGCGCGAACAGCGACTTCAACGCGAACGGCCGCTACAACGACCCGCAGCACGGCTTCAAGCCGGACGTGACCGCCGGTGACTTCTGGCCGGGCTTCTACAGCCGCACCCACGTCGGCGCCGCCGGCGGCGACTACCGCCACCTCATGGACGGCCTGCGCGCCGGCCGCGTCTGGGTGGACCACGGCGGCCTGATCAAGTCGCTGGACGTGCGCGCGCGGGTGCAGGGCGACCGCAACCGCAAGGGCGGCACCCCGCTCGGCGGCGTGCTGAAGGTCCGCAAGGGCACCCCGGTCGAGGTCACC
It encodes:
- a CDS encoding ECF transporter S component; this encodes MSNSSNRWRTVDIVVASVIAAAFGVVFWAWNLLWGATDAAFAFFPPVHAVIYGVWLVPGVLAGLIIRKPGAALYAETLAAIISALLGNAWGTTVIPQGLLQGFGAELAFLATGYRSFRLPVAVLSGLLAGLAAGLWDTFVYYAANELWAFRVPMIVITALSAAVIAGAGGWALTRALAATGVLDRFPSGRDRAPV
- a CDS encoding alpha/beta fold hydrolase, which produces MLIAARGLTFDVFAGGPADGEPILLLHGFPQHSAEWDLVVPHLHAAGMRTYALDQRGYSPGARPSGAAAYRIDELVADAVAVLDALGLESAHVCGHDWGAAVAWALAGEHPDRVRTLTAVSVPHPHAFAWAVRNDRDQRRRSAYMLLFRRRFLAEAVLLAFGARALRGMLIAARADRYVSRMRERGALTAALNWYRAQSTLRTPPIDVPTALVWSDRDPALGRTGAERTARYVRADYRFVELPGVDHWIPERAPRELADAILTRAGIVPK
- a CDS encoding ABC transporter ATP-binding protein encodes the protein MRADVRGFGWRFAGRRDWAVRGLDLTVEAGERVLLLGASGAGKSTLLAALAGLLPSDSGESEGTIKADRPGLLFQDPQAQLVMSRSGDDVAFGLENLGTPPGEIWPRVDETLARTGFRYGRDRSTAALSGGEAQRLALAGVLAMRPGLLLLDEPTANLDPAGAVLIRDALARALAPDTALIVVEHRVAEVLPLVGRVVVLAPGGGVLADGPPDRIFAEHGATLAEAGIWVPGRPIAPRRASRAAGDELLRASRVAVPGRLPETDLAVRAGRVHAVLGPNGAGKSTLARLLGGLLAPGAGAVRAAPALAGPDASRPPHRWRAAALAGRIGSVFQNPEHQFLAGTVRDELALGPRRLRRPPAEVTATVDGLLDRLRLTRLAGANPFTLSGGEARRLSVATALAAGPSVLVLDEPTFGQDRRTWTELADLLAGLRDDDGAAVVAVTHDPDFVTALADDVTTLGAGS
- a CDS encoding acyl-CoA dehydrogenase family protein, giving the protein MTTTERNTPAGQGADVTAREARRVAEEARTQDWDRPSFARELFLGRFRLDLIDPWPDDDPARAGDAAEFLGRLEAFLRAEVDAERIEREGRIPDEVFQGLAALGAFGMKIDSRYGGLGLSHLHYCRALTLVGSVSPALAALLSAHQSIGVPQPLKLFGTDAQKRAFLPRLAAGEVSAFLLTEPDSGSDPARLRTTATPVEGGYRLNGIKLWATNGTIASLLVVMARVPDAGITAFVVEADSDGITVERRNEFLGLRGLENSVTRFHDVFVPDRNVVGGVGKGLKIALTTLNTGRLSLPALCVAAGKWSLAAARDWSAARVQWGQPVGRHEAVAKKLSFIAASTYGMESMLELSCLLADEDRGDIRIEAALAKLYASELAWQVADELVQIRGGRGFETAASLSARGERPLAAEQQLRDLRINRIFEGSTEIMHLLIAREAVDAHLQVAGDIIDPDVGLTGKARAGARAGAFYAKWLPTLAVGKGQTPGAYADFGHLATHLRYVERCSRKLARSTFWAMGRWQGRLERKQAFLARIVDIGAELFAISAACVRARAEAAAHPEVIELADLFSRQARLRADALFATLWENTDSVDNAAARRILAGRYAFLERGIIPPGGAGEWVAPWQPGPATVPDVRRRLPTASPATPTT
- a CDS encoding aminoglycoside N(3)-acetyltransferase, whose product is MISLLPPTRSSLAADLAALGVRPGGVLLVHCSLRAIGWVCGGAEAVVLALRDVLGPDGTLVVPTHTPVNSDPARWAAPPVPVEWWDVIRAETPAFDPARTPSRAMGAVAEQVRTWPGARRSDHPQVSFAALGPRAAEITAGHALDDGLGETSPLGGLYRLGADVLMLGTGWDTCTAFHLAEYRWGAAPRHTEGGAVRGPDGARTWATWEDVAFDESDFELIGADLAEFVPVRTGPAGTGTGTLAALPAVVDFAARWLPLHRV
- a CDS encoding DUF6328 family protein, which encodes MAHSKETEKQRWDRNFADLLQELRVAQTGVQILFAFLLTLPFASGFGQTTQLQKDVYLVALVAAAFATAMIISPVAFHRALFRQGRKPELVRFAHRMATGGLAFMLIAMVSSVFVITDFLLNVTWAIVLTVVTGLWFATFWAFLPWSRRAWADDDDDDVAYAEEKREPALPNPR
- a CDS encoding Fur family transcriptional regulator; the encoded protein is MIAENTAGSAAVRNTRQRHAVSSLLAEVEGFHSAQDLHAMLRDRGERVGLTTVYRTLQGLADSGEIDVMRPPGGEHLYRRCSSGHHHHLVCRSCGSTVEVEGPAVESWADRVAAQHGFVDVSHTLEIFGTCKSCADA
- a CDS encoding TIGR03943 family putative permease subunit; amino-acid sequence: MNRQAQAVIMLLFGGAILKASIGDLYLRYVKEALQPFLIASALLLIAAGVMTLWYDLRPSRAEVHDHDHGDGHAHHEPRVGWLLILPVLGLLLVAPPALGAYAAGQSGTALAGRQAESDYPPLPEGDPVEITMLDYASRAVFDEGRSLTDRRLLLTGFVTQGPDGQPMLARMILSCCAADGRPIKVGLSGNVPANVPSDTWIEVTGAYTAQTAKDPVNEATVPYLEVETWQEIPAPKQQYE
- a CDS encoding permease codes for the protein MGSVEVLAVLLVLLVIFRNPLGGLISAPILQTWTTVFVSVMVQAVPFLVFGVLLSAVIAVFVPRSFWAKALPRHPALAVPVASAAGVVLPGCECGSVPIAGSLIRRGVTPAAALAFLLAAPAINPIVLAATAVAFPNNPEMVVARAAASLIVAMLMGWLWLRVGKAEWIKLPHRPDLEGVSKMQAFWAAARHDITHAGGFLVVGAAAAATINVVVPEAWLQTLAEQPVLAVLALAVLAVLLSICSEADAFVAASLSQFSLTARLAFLVVGPMVDLKLISMQIGVFGRRFATRFAPATFVAAVLVASGMGWVLL